From a region of the Deltaproteobacteria bacterium genome:
- a CDS encoding structural protein P5 — MLMQPRGVRNNNPGNLRVSESNHWQGRADWHQRTPEQRLERAFEVFVDPEHGIRALAITLVSYYDRHGLTNLRGLIGRWAPQAENDTASYVLSVARRMSTDPSMPLDLHDYDVMRALVVAIIVHENGMQPYPDGVIDKALAMAGIVRSLKPIGESRTVIGSSIAGVSTAASAALQASQSVEEVRTIVEPLREALPWIQWLLVALTLAGVGLAVYARISDQSRRVT; from the coding sequence ATGCTCATGCAGCCGCGCGGTGTGCGCAACAACAACCCCGGCAATCTGCGCGTCAGCGAATCCAACCACTGGCAGGGCCGCGCTGACTGGCATCAGCGCACGCCGGAGCAGCGACTGGAGCGCGCGTTCGAGGTATTTGTCGACCCGGAGCACGGCATCCGCGCGCTCGCGATCACGCTGGTCAGCTACTACGACCGTCACGGGCTGACCAATCTGCGTGGGCTGATCGGCAGATGGGCGCCGCAGGCGGAAAACGACACGGCGAGCTACGTGCTGTCGGTGGCCCGCAGAATGTCGACGGACCCGAGCATGCCGCTCGATCTGCACGACTACGACGTCATGCGCGCGCTCGTGGTCGCGATCATTGTCCACGAGAACGGCATGCAGCCGTACCCGGACGGCGTGATCGACAAGGCCCTGGCGATGGCCGGCATTGTGCGGTCGCTCAAACCGATCGGCGAGTCGCGCACCGTCATCGGCAGCAGCATCGCGGGGGTGTCTACGGCCGCATCAGCGGCCCTGCAGGCGTCGCAATCGGTCGAGGAGGTGCGGACCATCGTCGAGCCGCTGCGCGAGGCTCTGCCGTGGATCCAGTGGCTGCTGGTGGCACTGACGCTGGCCGGCGTTGGCCTCGCGGTCTACGCGCGCATCAGCGATCAGTCGCGGCGAGTAACGTGA
- a CDS encoding Ig-like domain-containing protein, protein MALVCDGSAGSYIEQTSSLPSSTGAMTILWGEYLVSDLNADSGSCEIRDSTGGSYDLHAVVTQGDGTTENLYANYGTTSASAVATLATGAWVWKALRGYNSSGDKLSLSVHPDGAGNWTDDHAEIAQTAFAPALIRFGDTGRSEPISAKFGYIRVWSSSLSDAQLSTEITSRTAVVTSGLVVDNDCMGADLTAALLGATGSAWTAPNGGVSVDTSEPSTFVEASSSIDVEVSGEIDIAPRVLITGYYASGGDLYISGTYASIDASATIDVDLLLDGVADGSGSATLTDPTWSVVIAGGGDGVYTITATITDVIATVEDTASLVVDDGGGGSAGGGTGEVTLVEIDPTSGTVELGDTLDFDATVTADDGVATTVTWSVIGGALSVDSSGTVTGEALGSGTVRATSDADPTKWAQAPITVIPVGGEAPIAGSAWARFVRR, encoded by the coding sequence ATGGCGCTGGTCTGCGACGGCTCGGCCGGCTCGTACATCGAGCAGACGTCCTCGCTGCCGTCGTCGACGGGCGCGATGACGATCCTGTGGGGCGAGTACCTCGTCAGCGATCTCAATGCCGACTCCGGGTCGTGCGAGATCAGGGACTCGACGGGCGGGAGTTATGACCTGCACGCGGTCGTCACGCAGGGTGACGGGACAACCGAAAACCTGTACGCCAACTACGGGACGACAAGCGCAAGCGCGGTTGCAACGCTCGCGACCGGCGCGTGGGTGTGGAAAGCGCTCCGCGGGTACAACTCGAGCGGAGACAAGCTCTCGCTCTCCGTGCACCCGGACGGGGCGGGCAACTGGACCGACGATCATGCCGAGATCGCGCAAACCGCATTCGCGCCCGCGTTGATCCGATTCGGCGACACGGGGCGATCTGAGCCGATCAGCGCCAAATTTGGCTACATCCGAGTCTGGTCGTCGAGCCTGAGCGACGCGCAGCTCAGTACCGAGATCACATCACGCACGGCGGTCGTGACCTCCGGCCTGGTCGTGGACAACGACTGCATGGGTGCGGACCTGACGGCCGCGCTGCTCGGCGCGACCGGATCGGCGTGGACCGCGCCAAACGGCGGGGTGAGTGTCGACACCAGCGAGCCGTCGACGTTTGTCGAGGCGTCCTCGTCGATCGATGTCGAGGTGAGCGGCGAGATCGACATCGCCCCGCGCGTGCTGATCACCGGCTACTACGCGAGCGGCGGCGATCTGTACATCTCGGGCACCTACGCATCGATCGATGCGAGCGCGACGATCGATGTCGACCTGCTGCTCGACGGCGTGGCGGACGGCAGCGGGTCGGCGACGCTGACCGATCCGACGTGGTCGGTCGTGATCGCGGGCGGCGGTGATGGCGTCTACACGATCACGGCGACGATCACGGACGTGATCGCGACCGTCGAGGACACGGCGTCGCTCGTGGTGGATGACGGCGGCGGCGGGTCCGCTGGCGGCGGCACGGGCGAAGTGACGCTGGTTGAGATCGACCCGACGTCGGGCACGGTCGAGCTCGGCGACACGCTGGATTTCGACGCGACCGTCACCGCCGACGATGGCGTGGCGACGACCGTCACCTGGTCCGTGATCGGTGGTGCGCTGTCGGTCGATTCGAGCGGCACAGTGACTGGCGAGGCGCTTGGGTCCGGTACTGTGCGCGCGACGAGCGATGCGGACCCGACCAAGTGGGCGCAGGCGCCCATCACTGTCATCCCGGTAGGCGGCGAGGCGCCGATCGCGGGCTCGGCCTGGGCGCGGTTTGTGCGGCGATGA